CTCGAATTCAATAGAAGTGATGGAGGCCTTCCCAGTGGAGGACAGAGGAAAGGGAGTGCGCGACCTGGACCTACACTGTGACAGCTTGCCAGCACAGCGTTCGCTTGGAGTATTCTGGGATCTAAAGAACGACAACTTCACCTTTCAAGTAACCTTGTCCGACAAGCCATTCACGAGAAGGGGCGTACTATCCACCGTAAACTTGATCTATGACCCGCTAGGCCTGGCCGTCCCAGTACTACTAGAAGGGAGACTCCTACTTCAGAAATTAGTGGTCATGGGCAAGAATAAAAATAAGGACAAGCCCCTCGGATGGGATGACCCCCTGCCAGATGCCCTCCTTACACAGTGGCAACGTTGGCGCAATTCGTTAGCTGATTTGGAGAAAGTATCAGTCCCCCACTGCTACTACCCAGTGGGATTTGGCACAATTGTTAGAAAAGAGATTCACGCTTTCTCGGATGCAAGCGAAGACGCAATCGGAGCTGCTGTTTACCTGCGTCAAGTTAACGAAAGAGGAGGAAACTGCGCGGCCCTAGTCTTTTGTCAGTCTAGAGTAGCACCTATCCAGATCACTAGCATTCCCCGACTAGAACTGTGCACCGCTGTACTAGCATCACAAGCGGTCGACAAGATCATGAAGGAAATAGATGTAGACATCAACGAAGCCACCTTCTAAACCGACTCGAAAGTCATACTCGGGTACATCCAGAACGAAAGCCGAAGATTTTATGTTTACGTCACAAACCGCGTCCAGCTAATACGCAAGATTTCAAGTCCAGAGCAGTGGACCTTCGTTGACACAAACGAAAACCCCGCAGACCTAGCTACACGTCCCCTGAATGCACAGAACCTTGCTGAATCAGAGTGGTTAACTGGTCCAAAGTTACTAAGAACCATGTCGAGTTCACGAAAGGAGAGACTGGAGATACCATTACACATAGGCGACCCAGAAGTCCGAAAAGAAGTCGTAGCGTTCACCACACAATCAAGCAAACGCTGTGGTCTCGGAGCCGAAAGGTTTTCACGCTTCTCAAGCCTCCACTCACTGCAGCGCGCCCTCGCCAACCTGATTGTCTTTGTCAAGGAATTTAAGCGGAAAAAGAACGAAGCCCGGGAAAGCAAGGGCCGAGGACCAGGGAGCGCAAAAAACGCAAACCGTCTGGGGAACCCCACAGCAAGGGAACTTCAGCAAGCAATCACAGTCATAGTCCCCAGAGAGACTCTTTCGGTCCTGAGCTGAGCCCTACTCTCTACAGTGGTACCGAACCATTGAAAGCAAGTCGTAAGGAGAATGGTGAGAAGAAGCGTGCCCCAAAGGGATCGTCGCCTTATCAGCTAGATCCATTCGTTGATTCTGATGGTGTTATGCGCGTAGGAGGCCGTCTGCGGCAAGCACAATTGGAATACGGAGAGAAGCATCCTGCGCTTCTATCTAAAAACCACCATGTTGGCAATTTGGTAGTACGTCACTACCATAATCAAGTCCACCACCAAGGACGTCAAATCACACATGGAGCTATTCGATAAGCCGGCTACTGGCTCATCGGAGGCCACGGAACAGTAGCTAGAGAACTAAGCATGTGCGTTGTCTGTAAGAAGCTTAGAGGGCCGCTCTTAGATCAACGTATGGCCGAACTGCCTGCTGACAGGACTGAAGTCGCCCCGCCCTTCACCAACGTAGGCTTTGATGTTTTCGGACCGTGGATGGTATGATCAAGGAAAACGCGCGGAGGAGCCGCGAATTCGAAACGATGGGGAGTTGTATTCACCTGCTTAAGCAGCAGAGCCGTCCACATCGAAGTGCTGGAGTTTTGGATACAAGTTCGTTTATCTGTGCCTTAAGAAGATTTTTTGCAATCCGCGGCACTGCATCCCTTCTAAGGTGCGACCGAGGCACAAACTTTACTGGAGCAAAAACCGAGCTAGATAATGCACTGGCGGAGCTGGATCAGCATAAAGTGGAGAAATACGCTCACGAGCAAGGGTGCGAATGGCTGTTCAACCCGCCACATGCCTCACACTTTGGAGGAGCATGGGAGTGGCAAATAGAGACAATCCGCTGCGTACTGGACGCCATGTTTGCCGAGCTCGGAAGCGCCCAATTGACTCAAGAACTTCTCGTGACCCTGATGGCCGAAGTAACTGCTATCGGCAACGCCCGCCCCATAGCTTTGGTGCCGACCGACGTAGACGAGCCGCAACCCCTCTCACCTTCCATGCTTTAACTATGAAAACATGCCCAGCTGGTACATCGCCTGGAGTCTTTGTTCCAACCGACCTGTATGCCCGCCGTCGGTGGAGGAGAGTACAATACCTCGCCAACCAATTCTGGTTACGATGGAGACGGGAATACTTGCAAAGCATGCAGCCCAGAAGAAAATGGTCGTCACCCAGACAAAACTTGACCGATGGAGACGTGGTTCTAATGAAAGAGGAGGGAACTCACCACAGCAACTGGCCCACAGGTAGAATAATGGAGCCCATTCAGAGCGAAGACGGTCAAGTAAGGAAGGCCAGAGTAGAAATCATCCGAGATGGCAAGAAGAAGGCATTTCTGCGTCCTGTTAAGAAGCCTGTTGTTCTAGTGCCCGCAGGAGCTGGTGACCGCCAGCCCAGCTCTTAGCCCAACACACCGTTCCAGTCCTATCTCACCCGAtggagaagaaaagaaaaatcctGAGAGCAAGGATCACGATCCTTAGGCGAGGAGTGTCACGTTGCTGTACGAAGAACTGTTAGAGACATCTAATgacctttttgttttgttaaaatgtaACCTTGTTTCGTTTGATTGCGTGATTATAAAAATCCTTTTTTGGCTAGCCGCACAAAGAGTCGTTTTAGTTTAGTTTCCTTTACGTCATCGGAGCATATTAGGTCTTTTTCCACGTGAACATTTTAGTTTTTTAGGAGTTGTTCCCGGGGCAATAGGAGTTTCATAGTTTTTCGGAGTTTTTTCTCAACTTGGAGTTTTCTCATCCCAGGAGTCAAGATCAGACTTTTTACCGCAACTGTTGTAACAAGTCGGCTAGCCCCAGTGATTCCCGATTAAGTCCAGTAAACCTATTAAGAGTCTGCTGTCCGTCTTTACTTCATTGTGGTTGACCTGGCGAACCCAAATACGCTGCACCACGTGTCTGCCGTGCTGGGAACGCGACAGGAGCTCTTTTCCAAGGGTAACGGGTAACGGGTTAGTATTTATCGTACAAAATTagcattttcatttctttaattttcaacaacctgaccCGTGACTGAAGAATTACCACAAGTGATATTacctttttgctctcatttcGTCTTCGTCTTTCAAGTTCCTTGAAAGTTATAAGAAAACTCGCATGTAGGTCAATTATACCCACTGGGAGGTGACAACAATTTACTTACGTTTACCATGACTCGATAATCTAAAGAGCAACGAAAGTTTTGAAGTAAAGACAAAGCGGTTTTTGTTTGAGTGCTGAAACATACGCAATTTATAAGGTCACTTGGAACTCACGAATGCATAGAGTGATGAACGGCAGTTTTTATCGCACACTAGCGCGAAATTTCTGTGGGCAATCCCTATGCTGTACAACTCCAAGTCAATTCAAATTCACTTTAGATACTCGAGTAAAGTAACTCTTCACTCCAGTGTGATAAGGCTTGACCAAGCTCATAAATTGACATATCGACGTTACTTAAAATCTGCATACTTAGCTTTCTACTcgctctttcatctgaaatgtgtcacgtgatttCTATGTATATGAAACAAGGATGGAAAAGTCATCAGATATCAAGATATCAATGTGTTTTGTACCTTACTCTAGTACTCCTATCGAGGCTTTATCATTCTTCCTTTTAATCATATGCCCATCTTAATGGAAAcggtaaattaaaattaaacaggTCAAGTCACACAATAAGTGTCCATAGAAgtcacaatgaaaatgaaattgtaacatgatctgagaaatggtcataTCAACGTTTCGTTCGTGTTTCTTATGTCAAATAAATAAGGACttaatgcaaaaagaaaatgtcccttcgttttacctaaattactccactgtgtaacttgatagtataatgaaagtttatttagtttatttattcaaaaaaaaaaagaagggaagTCACCGTTTTATGAAGACGAGTAATAACAAACGAGGAACTTAAAACCGGGGTACATTGCAGTTACGATCAACAGACGaggattttgtgaaatatgatgaaaagttaaaaaaattgtaaaaagcGTCGCCACGTCCCCGAGTCTCCAAATCCCCACTTTCCCTTTCCCCTGTCCCCGCGTCCGCGTCCGCGGCGTCcgcgtccccgtcccacttttcgaCACAACCTGTGAAATCACTACCGTCAAGTTTGCGCCCTGCAACTTCCATCTACATCTGTTCCATCAAATTAATGCCTCGTCTACTCCATGAATGAGCCCAAAAATCGCGCAAAATGTTATAAATTCAATGCAAAAACCAGTTTCGAAACAAAACCCATCTTGATTACGCAATTACATCTCAGTCCGAGTACAAACAGTATCTTTTCGTGTCGCTTTCCGTGGAATAgggaatttaaaaaataaatgcagTTTATGActacgaaaaagaaaaacaaaaacaaaaaaaaaacgagaacaaAAAGTCAACAACACAAGATCCTAAGTGCCGACCCCTATCCAAGGAGCAACCCCAGCCAACAGGGCTTAATTATTTCAGGGTGAAGCACAAGCACGTGGCTAATTGCTAGTCTGACtactatacaccttattccaaaatggccgctgatttatgcggatacaaattggcccttgttgcctcgttcaagataaaatattcttttgaattttaagcttaagaacgaggcatcaagggcttatttgaataaaaacaaaagaatatttaaattgcggccattttggaataaggtgtatgaacAAAAAGACACGCGACTGGTTTTTATTCCGTTGGGCTGCCTTAcacaggcatcccacgtaattagttttcattcatgtgtaAATCGTTAAGTGggactaattaccatcacaaaaacttcgcacttacactcgctttgaagaggaggcagacatgaactcggaaatggcctcaTCCAGAATTCATTGGAAACTGTGGACTGCGGACCTACAATAGTCTCCTTCAAAGTTTCAAAGTACACTTGCCCTCAtatagcaaaggctaatctaggcgggtagTTCTTACATTTCCACTATAGAATAAAATATACAGAAGTGCAAAAAAAGCAACATTAAATGGCATCAATTAACACGAACGTACAAGAAATAATAACTTAAAGTAGCCAAAACCCGGGATagggggtgtctttttttttcccaaatttttttgtgtcaatttttttcgttACTCTCCTGTACAGTTATTTTCGAATGATCGGGatttgtccttcatttatggtggaattttgtaaaaaaaattaaggaagatacgaaagggacatctttgtttgtttttcaaaattaagagaGTTTCCgtgtggggaatatacgctgACTcccagagacactgaagactcgctgagctccacactttaaaacaatattttaatgttttatacTTCGTAAAAACCTTCTCCGGAAtgcaacaaaatgaaacaaaacagagTCACAGTTCCACTAgctagggtcgtcacgcaacgttctcatttAGTTAGCTTAGCTTAGCTTAGCTTATTTCGAGCGAACTCGAACTAGTTGTTTTCGCCAAAGTGTTGTCGTCTTGGTTTTTTTATCGCAAAATTGAATTCAGATTGTACTACGTCAAACCTGCCAACCCCTGATAAAAGAAAATCTGGAGACCcatgaaaaaaaatctggagattcTATAAAAAATAATGAGATTCTATTTTTTTCCCGATCAAGATTAAACAAACCCCTTTTCCATCGAGGAAAGTCATTAACCGTTTATTTAAATGTCTTATTTGTTTTTCCTGTTGTGAGAAGATGCAGCTTTCTGTGACGAAACTTACAGCAAGGTGTCATGGGAGACGCCTGGGAATTAggtattttaagcaagagccgatacaacgtagatttgattttagtgatgtactatatttcggctggccaaaccagccttcttcaggtacaatgagagtttacattgaattgcttctatgtacatatatatatatatagtaaatggatgttgacgtaatactggaaaaaatgtgataaaatatggcagttacaaagattttgaattcaaatactaagagtcacggaaaaataacggaaatcactaaaataataaactgaaatctaatacgtttcttcgcggatattaagaccgttgggatcaattgtcctgccttttaaaattaaaaaagcttccctggccttacggatcgagtctctgctagaaaatattttttcgatagggattaattgcatgtccttggagacgttgtggggagaggagaggaaatgttctgcgactgtagtaggtttggatttggtgttagcgttatctaaagtgcggcggtgttcattaaaacggtcttttaaacgtcgtttagtttctcctatgtactgtagatggcatctgttgcattgaatcatgtagataaggttttttgtttcgcaagttatgtggaaattaatggagcgcgtttcgccagtagagcagaatttgtagttggttagtccatggaaaatgtaaggacaggtagcgcagtttttgccacagcgaaaagaaccggaaggaagtgtggaattagaatgagtgaCATttggggacagtttagctgtaaccagcaggtctcgaaggttaggggagcgcctgaaagccacaacaggtagatggaggaaagcatttttgcagcggtcagaagaaagaagtagattgtagtgttttttattatgttgaagatggaaggaagtgatggattataggtcgtaatGAAAGGTATtcgtttgggtttgtctgtctgtttaggttgtagggtatgtgtgcggggaatgtctgcagcccgttgtatttgtttagtaacaaagttgcgtttgtaacctcgtttcagaaggtatgtcgttagttccgtggtgcgaatcttgaacgtttcgtcggtagaacaaattcgtcgtaggcggagtgctaggctgaaagggattgctttttttgtatgtagaggatgacaagaggaataaagtaaatgttggtgtttgtccgtgggtttcgtgtataggtctgtatttatgtttccgtcactagttagtgagacgttaacgtcaaggaaaggaacactggtgggagagtgtgagctagtgaatttaatggtagggtgaatgttgttgagatattcgatgaaaattttaaggttctccggaccttcagtccagatcataaaaatatcatcgatgtatctcaaccaagtatgaggttggaatggggcgttccttagagcatttttttcgaaaagcccgaggaagaggttagcaaaagagggggccattttggtgcccatagctgtgccgtggatttgaaggtagtggctatcattaaaagtgaagttattcatggtgagaatcatgcggatgaggtcgcaaatagtgccagtgggaatggtgttgtgaggatcagtgcgtaaaaaatgatcacaagccttaataccttcattatgtggaatattagtgtatagagatgagacgtcaagtgttactaataatgaattagagggtaatttgccaatggtaaggagtttattgagaaaatcgttagtgtctttaacatgagatggtagtttgtggacaaggggttgaagatggtggtcaataaaatgggatatgcgttcagtgggatgactgcggtcttaatatccgcgaagaaacgtagtagatttcagtttattattttagtgatttccgttattttcccgtgactcttagtatttgaattcaaaatctttgtaactgccatgttttatcacattttttccagtattacgtcaacatccatttactatatatatatatatatgtacatagaagcaattcaatgtaaactctcattgtacctgaagaaggctggtttggccagccgaaatatagtacatcactaaaatcaaatctacgttgtatcggctcttgcttaaaatatttagtttctcaacttgaaataacgccgatcagatcaagccactgatccaaggtacaccgacaggaaaattgtccacggttgcttgcctCAAAACTCTGGGAATTaggcctcgttcccagggcctacTCCCCTTTCAAAATGACGGACAGACACGAAGAAAAACGAATAAGTTTATTGAACACAAGCGAAAATCACAGCTGGGTACAAAAAAGTAAGAACAGTATTcttctttattagtttttcaaTTTATGGCACAAGCATTCCTCGttaatttcccatttttattCTGATTCAACAACTTAAATCATTTCAGAATGATTTTTCCCAAAACCCGTGAGATTGAGGAGCCTTGTCGTGAGACCTTGAGAAATGACAAAAAATCGTTAGACTCACGGCAGAAccgtgagagttggcaggtctGCTACGTACCCTATTGTAAACCCGATCCCTTGATGTTCGAATTGAATTGGCCGGAAACCCACTTCCTCTACAGGTGAGTGTGACTTTACTACCAACTCATACAAACtctagcctgcagtgcaggcggaTTTTGGCGGGGCGAGTGGATATATATTTCCATCGGATGTtcaggccgccatcttgaaatagaaAAACAGTGGAGAGTTGGGGCGAGGTAAAAAGTTTACAGTTTGTCATTCTCGCCCCAATTCTCCCAGTCTGCAgcgaatccaaaatggcggcaagacaCTCGAAAGATCGGGAGGGAAGGTGGGGGAGAGGAAAcgtttttcgaaattaaaagCTTTGCAAATTCACAAGCCATCAATGATTAGTGCAACTGTGAACTTTAATAACATTAAgtaatttttgaaaacatgtaCACATTTATAAATTGCAATTTAGAAACTAATTCCAAGCTCAATAATTTCATTATTAATTGAagttttaataattaaaactatataaagaattttaaatagttATAGATTATTATAATATATAGCTTTTTATTTACTTCTACGTTTATCTCtagctgttttgttttaaattatttattgtttatttttcggCAAGGATCTCATagatatacacaccaaccataactctaaaaaaaCAACCATTCTAAATCACTTTCTAgacctaaatattgttttagcaattataagataaacgaaagtttaaccctaatcactgaaatgggcacttagacttaatctgtaaaatgagagtttaacctagGGGACTCATGGTGGGTATATTCATGAGATCTTTCCCTATTTTTCTATGTAAGTACTCTTTTTAACAGATCAACAGATTTCGTCATTAAATCCCAACGGATAG
This portion of the Montipora capricornis isolate CH-2021 chromosome 11, ASM3666992v2, whole genome shotgun sequence genome encodes:
- the LOC138023074 gene encoding uncharacterized protein; protein product: MGKNKNKDKPLGWDDPLPDALLTQWQRWRNSLADLEKVSVPHCYYPVGFGTIVRKEIHAFSDASEDAIGAAVYLRQVNERGGNCAALVFCQSRVAPIQITSIPRLELCTAVLASQAVDKIMKEIDVDINEATF